One Candidatus Zixiibacteriota bacterium DNA window includes the following coding sequences:
- a CDS encoding MTH1187 family thiamine-binding protein: MLFNLTMFPTSGRKASISADVARVIDLVDKSGLPYKLSPMSTAIEGDWDSVMTLINKARRMLRRSHDRIYIQITIDDRKGAKSRLTGKVASIEKRLKRVVRK, translated from the coding sequence ATGCTTTTCAATTTGACTATGTTTCCGACCAGTGGTCGTAAGGCTTCGATCTCGGCCGATGTAGCCCGCGTGATCGACCTGGTCGACAAATCCGGACTGCCGTACAAACTGTCACCGATGTCGACCGCTATCGAGGGTGATTGGGATTCGGTCATGACCCTGATCAACAAAGCGCGCCGCATGCTGCGCCGAAGTCACGACCGGATTTACATCCAGATTACTATCGATGACCGCAAGGGCGCCAAGAGCCGTCTCACCGGCAAAGTAGCATCGATTGAGAAACGGCTGAAACGTGTGGTTAGAAAGTGA
- a CDS encoding divalent-cation tolerance protein CutA, which yields MSTDIRAVLVTIPRDKAQELACLIVENRLAACVNIVPRIESFYWWEGKVQSDDEALLIIKTTNAGFDALQQFVLDHHPYDLPEIVALPIDAGLDAYLKWVVGEVRK from the coding sequence ATGAGCACCGATATTAGAGCCGTACTCGTCACCATCCCGCGTGACAAGGCGCAGGAGTTGGCGTGCCTGATTGTCGAGAACCGCCTGGCTGCTTGTGTGAATATCGTGCCTCGGATCGAGTCTTTCTATTGGTGGGAGGGGAAGGTGCAATCCGACGACGAAGCGCTTCTGATCATCAAAACGACCAATGCTGGCTTCGATGCACTCCAACAATTCGTCCTCGACCACCATCCTTACGATCTCCCGGAGATTGTCGCCCTTCCCATCGACGCCGGGTTGGATGCCTATTTGAAGTGGGTGGTTGGGGAAGTTAGAAAGTGA
- the nrdR gene encoding transcriptional regulator NrdR produces MKCPHCGHEEDKVVDSRPSNENRAIRRRRECLGCNERFTTYEYVEQSTLTVIKSDNRREPFDRTKLLQGLKLACNKRPVSAKQIENLADQVEGEINSRSKSEILSQDIGEIVMDRLRDVDEIAYVRFASVYRKFKDKEEFLEEMKKLLE; encoded by the coding sequence ATGAAATGCCCGCACTGTGGACATGAGGAAGATAAAGTCGTTGATAGCCGACCCTCAAACGAAAACCGTGCTATCAGACGAAGGCGTGAATGTCTCGGCTGCAATGAACGATTCACTACTTATGAGTACGTCGAGCAGTCCACTCTCACCGTTATCAAGTCGGACAACAGGCGCGAACCGTTCGACCGTACCAAACTGCTCCAGGGACTCAAACTGGCCTGCAACAAACGTCCGGTGTCGGCCAAACAGATCGAGAACCTGGCCGATCAAGTCGAGGGGGAGATCAATAGTCGCTCCAAAAGTGAGATTCTCAGTCAGGACATCGGTGAGATCGTGATGGATCGCTTGCGCGATGTCGACGAGATCGCCTACGTGCGGTTCGCATCGGTCTACCGCAAGTTCAAAGACAAGGAAGAGTTCCTCGAAGAGATGAAAAAGTTGCTGGAGTGA